In Cydia pomonella isolate Wapato2018A chromosome 1, ilCydPomo1, whole genome shotgun sequence, one genomic interval encodes:
- the LOC133515339 gene encoding putative peptidyl-prolyl cis-trans isomerase dodo: MSQEESLPEGWEARKSRSTGMTYYLNSHTKKSQWEKPEGPAPMEEEEDDGSSPKKVQCSHLLVKHEGSRRPSSWREENITRSKEEALAILSEYRQKIVNKEATFEELAKQYSDCSSAKRDGDLGMFKRGQMQKPFEDCAFSLKIGQLSQPVETDSGVHIILRTA; this comes from the exons ATGTCTCAGGAAGAAAGTCTACCCGAAGGATGGGAAGCTCGCAAGAGCCGGAGCACGG GTATGACATATTACCTGAACTCCCACACTAAGAAGTCGCAGTGGGAGAAGCCAGAGGGCCCTGCTCCTATGGAAGAGGAAGAGGATGATGGCAGTTCTCCAAAGAAGGTGCAGTGCAGCCACTTGTTGGTGAAGCATGAAGGAAGCCGGCGCCCATCATCGTGGCGTGAGGAAAACATCACTCGCTCTAAGGAAGAGGCACTAGCCATTCTCTCAG AGTATCGTCAGAAGATTGTCAACAAGGAAGCAACATTTGAAGAGTTGGCCAAACAGTACTCTGATTGCTCATCAGCCAAGCGTGATGGTGATCTAGGCATGTTCAAGAGGGGGCAAATGCAGAAGCCATTTGAGGATTGTGCCTTCTCCCTGAAGATAGGGCAGCTCAGCCAGCCTGTTGAGACAGATTCAGGAGTCCACATTATTCTCCGAACTGCTTAA